The genomic segment GAGCGACTATTGATTAAGTTGATGGAAGGGAAGATCTCTGTCGGCAAGGAACGGCAAAATGCATCGCAACTTGTGTATTTGAGGCCTGGTGAAGAGGTACTGGTTAGCTTACGTTCGCGACAGATGCTTAAATCTTCCGGAGATGACTTGGCTCAGTCTATGGGCGCCCGTGCCAATAAAAAGCTGAGAGCTCTGATTCCACGGCTAAGCAGTAGTGTCGAATGGACAAATCAATCGGTTAGTTTCAGCCAGACGAAAAACATACAGCTTTTACAGGTTATAGAAAGCCTCTACGATGTATCGATTGTTTGTGATAGTCCGGGATTGCTAGGAAACTCGTTTACAGGAAGCCTCAATAGAAAAGAACCGTTGGAAAAATTCTTAACGAATTTCTGTCAGCTCAATGGATGTACATTCAATATAGATAATGGCATTATCCACCTTAGTGATGTGAACCGAAAGGAGGTTTCAAAGTGACACAACACATATGTAAAGGATAATATAAACTTTATAACGAGATAAACCAACCAATATAAACAATTATGAAGCATATTCTAATCAAATTAATGCTGCTGGGATGGCTATTTCCATACTTTTCTGTGGGATTTGCACAATCCAACCTCAAAGTAAATGGTAAGGTAGTGGATGCCGAAGGCAATGCTTTACCGGGGGCAACTGTTGATCTTATCCGCGAAAAGACTAACAAAAAGCTGAATTTTGTCGCCGATAATGAAGGGCTGTTTATTTTGTCTCCACTCGTGGCTGGTGAAAACTACACTGTTGTAGCTCACCATCTCGGTTATAAGACAGATTCGTTAAAGCACTTCATCGCAACAGCGACCAGTAAAAATACGGTTCTCATCCGGCTGAAATCCAACACGGGCACCATTGATGAAGTGGTCGTCATTGGTTATGGATCCGTACAAAAAAAGGATCTGACCGGGGCTATCTCAACTGTCTCAGGAAAGGACGTGCAAGCTCGGAAATCGACACAGTTGTCACAGGCACTCCAGGGAGCAATACCCGGAGTGATGGTGACACGGTCGAATAATGCTCCGGGAAGTACCGCACAGGTCCGCGTACGGGGAATAACAACCATCACAGAAGGTGGGATGAATCCTCTGATCATATTGGATGGTGTCCCTATCGCAGATATGAATGCAGTCAATCCGAATGATGTGGAGAACATTACCGTGCTGAAAGACGCTGCATCTGCTTCAATTTACGGCGCTAGAGCTGCGGCGGGAGTGATCTTGATTACCTCAAAACGTGGTGAGTATGGTAAAATAGCTCTTGAATACAATGGTGAATATGGTTTCGACAGACCTACAAAATTACCGGATTATGTAGATGCAGTACGATACCTACAATTGAGTAATGAACTCCGCTGGAACGACAATAACAATAACAATAACGAATACCCCATTTATAGCAAGGAGCTCATTGACAATTATCGGCAAAATAATCAAGAGAATTCTGATCAGTATCCAATGACTGACTGGAAAAGAAAAATCTTGAAAAATTCTGCTCCCAGACAGACACATCTTCTTTCAATAACTGGAGCGGGCAAAACCCTAAGGACCAGATTTTCTCTGGGTTATGATAATATGGAGGGCCTTTATATAGATAGAAGCTATAAGCGTATTACAGCTCGGGTCAATAATGATATTAAGATTAATGAAATCATATCTTCGATTATCGATGTTAATTTTAAGCGCACGTTAAATAATAACCCCTCGATCGACCCTATGTATAGAATTGGCATTACCGCACCTATTTATGCTGCGGAATGGGCGGACGGACGCATTGCATCGGGTAAAGATGGCGATAACATTTATGGTATGCTAACACAAGGCGGTTTTAAGAATTATCAATATAACCAGATTGCTGGTAAATTCGCTCTTGATATAAAACCTGTCGAAGGACTCAAATTGACAGGTGTCTTTTCACCCTTATTGAATTTTGACAAATCGAAAATTTTTATAAAAAAAGTGCCCTATACCGCCTGGGATAACCCAGCTCAAAACATAGGCTTTCTTAATGGGTATAATCAAACTAAACTGAATGAAACACGTGTGGAGAGTTATGAATATACAGCGCAGTTCTTGGCGAATTATCAAAAGAGCTTAGGTCATCATAATTTTAATGCTTTAGGTGGTTACGAATCCTATTATTACTTTAACGAGGACTTAGCCGCTTCAAGAGACCAGTATCTGTTGACAAATTATCCGTATTTGAACCTCGGACCACTGGAGTTTAGGGATAATGGAGGTGGTGCCTACGAAAACGCTTACCGTTCATACTTCGGACGTTTAATGTATAACTATAACAACAAATATTTTGTACAGGCTAATGTCCGTTATGATGGCTCCTCCCGTTTTGCACCTCAGTATAGATGGGGAGTGTTTCCTTCGTTTTCCGCAGGATGGACACTGACCGAAGAGAACTTTCTAAAAGGATTATCTTGGGTTGATTTTTTGAAAGTCAGAGCGTCGTATGGAACATTGGGTAATGAACGCATTGGTAATTACCCGTATCAGGCGCTTTTGAGATTTGAAAATAGCTCACTATTCTATAAGGGAAAGGAGGTTGTGTCAGCCCAGTCTGCAGCCCAATGGCAGTATGCGATACGGAATATTTCATGGGAAAAAACGGAATCATTTGACGTGGGACTTGATTACGTGGGACTAAACAGCCGGCTGAATTTAACCTTTGATTATTATAAAAAGATCACTAATGATATGCTGCTTGAACTGCAGATTCCTCAGTATATAGGCTTTGACAATCCCAATCAAAATACGGGAAAAATGTATACAAAAGGCTGGGAACTGGCTCTTGGATGGAAAGATAAAGTCGGTGACTTTTCTTATGGAATCAACGTTAATTTATCCGATTTCAAATCGGTGATGGGGGATCTGGGGGGAACAGAATTTTTAGGCGATCAAATTAAGATACAAGGCAGCCAATTCAATGAGTGGTATGGTTATATTTCCGATGGTTTATATCAAACACAGGATGAGGTAGAGAATTCTGCCGTGCTTAATGCAAATGTCAGACCTGGTGATGTGAGATATCGTGATATATCAGGACCCGAAGGTGTTCCTGATGGAAAAATCTCACCGGAGTATGACCGCGTATTATTAGGCGGATCGCTTCCTCGGTATATGTACGGAGGAACTATTAATCTCGGTTTTAGGAATTTAAGTTTTTCTTTGGTATTTCAAGGCGTGGGTAGCCAGAATGCGCGTCTAACGAAAGATATGGTACAGCCTTATCAGGAAAATTGGGGCAATTTTCCACTGTTTCTAGATGGTAACGCTTGGTCTAAATACAATACGGACGAACAGAACAAAAATGCGCATTATCCGCGCTATTCGAATACTTCCGCAAATAATAACTATGCAATGTCTGATTTCTGGTTATTTAACGGTCGTTATTTCCGCCTAAAAACAATCGGTATCAATTATAATGTACCGCCGTCTTTATTGTCAAGATACAAAATTAAGGGGCTGGGCATTTCAGGAACTATAAGCGATCTTTTTGCTGCAAACAATTACCCTAAAGGATGGGACCCAGAGATGACAAGTTTTGCCTATCCTATCACAACATCATTCTTACTGGGGGTATCCCTAAAATTTTAAATTGTTATGAAAAATCTACTTCTCTTGTTTTGTGTCAGTTTTTTATTGCAAGGCTGTCACTCACTTGATCTCAACCCACTTTCTGATGGCTCCAGCGAAACTTGGAATAGTGATGCTGAGGAGCTAGAAATGTCGTTAAATGGACTTTATAAACAGGTGTTCTGGAAAAAAGATCTAGATGACTGGTCTGACGATTGGATCTATCGGGATGGTCTGACTGAAGTTACCAATGCGACGTTGAATGGCCAGTCAGCTTTTATTAAAAGCTGGTGGCTGGATACTTATAAAGCGATAGCTCGTGCAAACACCATTATAAAAGGCGCTGATAGAGCAAAAAATAAGTTGTCGGCCGAACAGTTAAACCGTTTTGTCGCAGAGGCCAGATTTGTACGTGCATGTATGTATTCCAGCTTGCTGTGCCACTTTGGAAATATTATCTATACAGACGATATTCTGGATATCGAACAGGCAAAGAACTTAAAACAGTCGACACCTGAATCTGTTCTCCAAAAAATATATGAAGACTTTGATGTTGCTGCCGCGAATCTAAAAGTCAGTTATGCAAATAACGAATTGCAGCGCGTGACGAAAGGAGCAGCGCTTGCTATGAAATCGCGTATCGCCCTATATATGGGGGATTTTGCCGTCGCTCGCGACGCTGCCAAGGCGTGTATCGAGTTAAAACAGTATAGTCTGCACCCAGATTTTCCTTCATTATTTCTGCCATCCACCAAAAGATCTCCTGAAAGTATATTCTTGCTTCCGAGATCCATCGCGCTAAATGTTACCTTAGATGACAGACAGAATTATATCCCCAGAAACGCTGGGGGATGGGCCGCCAAAGATCCTTCTTGGGATCTGTTATTTTCTTTTACCTGCACTGATGGTTTACAAGTGGATAAATCTCCTCTATTTGATCATAGTAATCCTTTTCTAAATCGGGATCCACGATGTAAAGCTACGATTGCAGCATTTGATGAACCGCTGTTGGACTATATCTACACGCCGCATCCTGAGGCGCTTGAAGTTATGAAAATCTCCACAGGTAAGCTAGTAAAAAATAATGATAACAGAGCAAATGCGCAATACGCTTCATTTAACGGTTTGGTGTGGAGAAAAGGAGTGGATAATGACTGGTTATTGAACAGTTGGAGAACAGAACCTGACAATATCATTATCCGTTATGCCGATGTCTTGCTGATTTATGCGGAAGCAAAAATTGAATTGAATGAAATCGACCAAACTGTGATCGACGCGATGAATACGGTGCGGGCAAGAGCTTACGGAGTTGGTCCGAGTTCGTTGGAATACCCAGCTGTGAAGCTTAGCGGACAACAAGAGCTTAGACAAGCTCTTCGTATCGAAAGGCGAATGGAGTTTGCCTTGGAGGGACTCCGGTATATGGACCTTATACGCTGGAAATTGGCTGAAAAAGCGCTAAATAAGCCGAATTATGGTCTTTTGGATCCTGCAGACCTGCTAGCTAAAGTCGTCAAAACAGGAAAATGGTTTTTACCTAGCGCTCCGACAATAGACAGAGATGGCTTGCCTGATTTTAGTTCTTTTAGCCAGCAGGGATTAATCAAGACGGTGGCCATTCGGAAGTTTGATCCTTCAAAGCAATATCTATGGCCGATTCCATCTACCGAGGTACTAACAAGTGGTTTGAAACAAAATCCCAATTATTAATGAAATATCAAAAGAAAATTATGCTTTTTGTTGCCAGCTGTTTGTTTGTTGCCCCATTAATGGGGCAGATGAAGCAATATAGTGGTATTTATCCCCATTTGGCAATGTACAACGATGAGGGGGAATGTGGCGTCGGTGCGGTTGTACCATGGAATAATTCCTTATATGTCGTTACCTATGGACCACATTTGCCACTGGGATCCAGTGACAAACTATATAAGATTTCGCGAGATTTTAAACAGAAGGTTATGCCCCAGAGCATCGGCGGAACTCCTGCGAATAGATTTGTACATCGCACTTCCAATCAGTTACTTATCGGTCCGTATATCATTGATAAAGATGATCGTATCCGAGTCATTCCAGTAAAAGATATGCCGGGTAGGCTGACAGGGACCGCTGCTCATCTATTCCAGCCAGACTCCTTGGTTTACTATGGAACTATGGAAGAAGGGTTCTACTCTGTCAATGTGTATAGCGGACGGGTTGAAGAACTCTATACGGATGGAAATTTCAAAAATGGTCGTTATAGGACAGAGCTGGCAAAGATCACAGCCGAAAGACCGCAAAAGTTTGCTGACCTGCCCGGGGCTCACGGTAAAGGATTGTATAGTGGGCAAGGCGTTCTTGTTTATTCGAATAATGGTGAGCCTGGAGAACTTGCTTTACAGCAGTTTGATATCCCCGCAGGGAGCCTTTCTGAATGGGATGGTAAAAACTGGAAATTGGTCAGGCGGAATCAATTCGTCGAAATTACCGGGCCGGGAGGGTTATCTGGTAATGCAGACACTAAGGATCCGATATGGGCAACAGGATGGGATCATAAATCTGCCATACTTGCGACAAGGGATTATAAACTGGGCTGGAGATTCTATCGCTTTCCTAAAAGTAGCCACAGTTACGATGGTGCCCATGGCTGGAATACAGAGTGGCCGCGTATTCGAGATATCGGAACAGCGGATAATCCTTATTTTCTTATGACGATGCACGGCATGTTCTGGCATTTTCCACGGCAGTTCTCCGTAGAAAGTTCAGCAGGATTACGGCCGTTATCATCTTACTTAAAGGTCATTGGTGATTTCGCACGCTGGAACAATGAACTGGTTTTTGGCTGTGATGATTCCGCCCAAAAGGAATTTTTAAATAAACGCGGGGTCAAAGGACAGATCGAAGGGCCTGGTCAATCCAATTCTAACCTATGGTTTACAAGTTTGCAGAATATACAACACCTGGGAAATACCACCGCGGAGGGAGCCGTCTGGCTGAATGAA from the Sphingobacterium thalpophilum genome contains:
- a CDS encoding SusC/RagA family TonB-linked outer membrane protein — protein: MKHILIKLMLLGWLFPYFSVGFAQSNLKVNGKVVDAEGNALPGATVDLIREKTNKKLNFVADNEGLFILSPLVAGENYTVVAHHLGYKTDSLKHFIATATSKNTVLIRLKSNTGTIDEVVVIGYGSVQKKDLTGAISTVSGKDVQARKSTQLSQALQGAIPGVMVTRSNNAPGSTAQVRVRGITTITEGGMNPLIILDGVPIADMNAVNPNDVENITVLKDAASASIYGARAAAGVILITSKRGEYGKIALEYNGEYGFDRPTKLPDYVDAVRYLQLSNELRWNDNNNNNNEYPIYSKELIDNYRQNNQENSDQYPMTDWKRKILKNSAPRQTHLLSITGAGKTLRTRFSLGYDNMEGLYIDRSYKRITARVNNDIKINEIISSIIDVNFKRTLNNNPSIDPMYRIGITAPIYAAEWADGRIASGKDGDNIYGMLTQGGFKNYQYNQIAGKFALDIKPVEGLKLTGVFSPLLNFDKSKIFIKKVPYTAWDNPAQNIGFLNGYNQTKLNETRVESYEYTAQFLANYQKSLGHHNFNALGGYESYYYFNEDLAASRDQYLLTNYPYLNLGPLEFRDNGGGAYENAYRSYFGRLMYNYNNKYFVQANVRYDGSSRFAPQYRWGVFPSFSAGWTLTEENFLKGLSWVDFLKVRASYGTLGNERIGNYPYQALLRFENSSLFYKGKEVVSAQSAAQWQYAIRNISWEKTESFDVGLDYVGLNSRLNLTFDYYKKITNDMLLELQIPQYIGFDNPNQNTGKMYTKGWELALGWKDKVGDFSYGINVNLSDFKSVMGDLGGTEFLGDQIKIQGSQFNEWYGYISDGLYQTQDEVENSAVLNANVRPGDVRYRDISGPEGVPDGKISPEYDRVLLGGSLPRYMYGGTINLGFRNLSFSLVFQGVGSQNARLTKDMVQPYQENWGNFPLFLDGNAWSKYNTDEQNKNAHYPRYSNTSANNNYAMSDFWLFNGRYFRLKTIGINYNVPPSLLSRYKIKGLGISGTISDLFAANNYPKGWDPEMTSFAYPITTSFLLGVSLKF
- a CDS encoding RagB/SusD family nutrient uptake outer membrane protein — protein: MKNLLLLFCVSFLLQGCHSLDLNPLSDGSSETWNSDAEELEMSLNGLYKQVFWKKDLDDWSDDWIYRDGLTEVTNATLNGQSAFIKSWWLDTYKAIARANTIIKGADRAKNKLSAEQLNRFVAEARFVRACMYSSLLCHFGNIIYTDDILDIEQAKNLKQSTPESVLQKIYEDFDVAAANLKVSYANNELQRVTKGAALAMKSRIALYMGDFAVARDAAKACIELKQYSLHPDFPSLFLPSTKRSPESIFLLPRSIALNVTLDDRQNYIPRNAGGWAAKDPSWDLLFSFTCTDGLQVDKSPLFDHSNPFLNRDPRCKATIAAFDEPLLDYIYTPHPEALEVMKISTGKLVKNNDNRANAQYASFNGLVWRKGVDNDWLLNSWRTEPDNIIIRYADVLLIYAEAKIELNEIDQTVIDAMNTVRARAYGVGPSSLEYPAVKLSGQQELRQALRIERRMEFALEGLRYMDLIRWKLAEKALNKPNYGLLDPADLLAKVVKTGKWFLPSAPTIDRDGLPDFSSFSQQGLIKTVAIRKFDPSKQYLWPIPSTEVLTSGLKQNPNY